The DNA sequence TTATGCCCTTCTTTCCAAACATTAACACGTTTTCCATTTACAGGTTTTTCTCTGAGAAATATCTTTTTCGCATTGACAGCATAGGTTTGCAGAGAAGGTTTTGTCTCTTTTTTTACTGCTGTTTCTTTCTTCTTTGGCATTGTCATTGTAAGTTCATGTGTCTTTTGTGCTGCTTTTTGTGTTTTTTGTGCTATCTTCTGTTGTGTCTGTTGTGTCTGTTGTGTCTGTTGTGTCTGTTGTTTGGCATTCTCTTCCGGTGGAGTTTGCAGACTTTCTTCTTCATCTATTATAATCGGAGCGGGAAATGAAATATGTGATACTTCTGATGGTGCCGTTTCTGTAGTGTTTTGCTCTGTATCGGGAATTTTTTTCGGAGTGTCAGTCACCTTTGCATGAAAAACAGTACTTTGCGCTTTAAAATTTTTGTAAAAGTCAGTGTCATCTATCTCTTCATTGGCATCCACAATCTCAGGGACAAGTAAAAAGATCAAATCAGTTGTGTTTAAATTTTCAACTTTATGCTTGAAAAGCTCGCCCAGTAAAGGAATATCTCCAAACAAAGGGATTTTTTCTTCACTTTTGGAATTTTCACTGTGCAGGCGACCACCCAGGGCTATAACCTGCTCAGATTTTACAACCACATTAGTCTGAATGTTTTTACTGATAAAAGAGGGAATGGAGATGCCGGTTCCAAGAGCAACATTATTGGCAGGGTTAGGGTCTATGGCACTGTCTTGAATATCTACATTGATGTGCATATAGCCCTCTGTCTGCATAAATTTGCTTGTGAGTGTAAGTTTGAGACCATACTCTTTTTCTGTCACCTGAATGGTGGGTGCCGTTCCTGTGTTTTGTATAATACCTGTCGGGATATAAAGCTCCCCGCCTACGCGAAAGGTTGCATTTTTGTCTTCTGTTGTAATGAGCACCGTGTCATCAAGTATATTGGCAACCCCTTTTGTCTGTAAAAAATTGAGTGTAGCAAGAACGGATTTTCCGGTTGCTGTTGTAAAATTTCCCAGGTTGTCAAGTAAAAAACCGCTGAATGTTGCAGAGTTTGCAGCACCCGCATTGGCTGTTGCATTGACATATTTGTTGAAAAATCCCAGTCCGGTAACACCACCCAAATCTTTTGCTCTTTGGTTGTCTACGGCAATGAGGTAGAGTTTTGTACGAATCATTTTGTTGACTCTGCGTGTTTTTGTCAAATCCATCAGTTTGTCTGTATCTACACCGCCTTTTTTCAAAATCTCATAAATTCTTTTTTTGTCATGCGGATCTTTAAATACACCGGTGATGACGGCAGAGTCGTTACCGACCATGCTGAGTGAAAGATTCGGTTCAATAATATTGATCATTTTTTGAATATAGCCGAGATTCTCATTCACATAGACATGATAATTTTCTATGGAGTTGTCCCTGTAAATGATAAGAATAGAGGTGTTGCCTGTTTTTTTACCAAATATTTTAAGCAAACTTCCTTTTGCCGTACTCTCCAAAAGAGAAACGTTAATATTTTCTCTGTTACCGACAATGAGTTTTTTGATCTTTTTTTGCAAGGGTAGGACCTGGTACTCATTGTTAAAGACAAGAATGTCGTTTGCAAAAAGATGCAGACAGATTCCAAGATATAGTAGTATTTTTTTCATTTTTTCCCCTTTTTATTGGCAGGTGCCGGTGATTGATATGTTTTGATCATGATACGAATAGGTTTGCATCTGTGTACTTAAGGTTTTGTTTTTAAAATAGTGACCGTTATGGGTATATTTTATGGTTACAATGACCTGACCAGGCAAGGTTGCATCGGCCGGAGTAGAAAAGCTTATGGTTGTTCCTTTTGGACACAGTCTGCTTCCTACTTCTGTATCGAGTGTTGCATTGAGAGTATTGCTTCTGAGATCCTGTTCGCTGTCAAGTACGGTAGAGGTCTGATTGGCTATGAGTTTGAGTTTGTAATCCTCTTGCATTACACTCCAGTAGTCTGTCATCAGTGTTATGATAAATGCCAAAGTCGGCAGAACAACAAGCAGCATCGCCATGATTTGACCCATACCAAAGGCATTGCGAAAATTGTGTTTAGTTTTCATAGGATATTTTCACTCTTTGTACATGTTTTTTTCTCTGTTTTTTAAACATTTTTTTGTCTACAAGGAGAAGTTCTTTTTGTTTTTGCAGCTTGACGTTGATCTCTTTGGGTGTTTTTATCATCCATAACTGCCCTCCGTAGTTGTGAAGATTATAGACTCGCTTACTGTTAAGCGCCTGTGTTTTATAGTAATACGCCAAAAAGTTTTTAATCTCTTTTGGTGCCATTTGGAATATGACAGTATCTGCCTTGGTAAGCATTTGCTTTTCATTGTAGCTGAGAAGTTTTGTCTGTCTGTTCCCGTTGATGACAAAGGTATCTATCTTTACATGTAAAGCGACATATTTTGTATAAAAGAGATCTGGAGTTTTTTTGTTTGCAGAAGGAATGGCACAGGCTATATCTACAAAATCTCCCGAACGCAGAGATGTGTCCTGGTTTCTAAAAAGAGAGAGTGCGACTGAGAGTGTGTCTTTGGTGACCTGCTGTGGTGCTTCTGTCTTTTGAGGCTGTACCTGTTTTTCTTTTTTCTTTTGCTTTTTCGACTCTGCTTCCTGCTCGGTTTTTGGCGGTATCGCAACAATCTTTTCAGGACGAATAGGCTCACCTTTGTAGATATCCACATTGGCATATCGGCCTATAATCTCCGCGTCTGTCAAAGGAGTAAAACTGATATAGCTTTTGGCAAGATGTGCTTTTTTAAGTGAATCTGCATTAATAACATCCCCTTTGTGTATGTTTTTTGCCGCAACAAAAACTTCAACTTCTGCTTCTTTGTGCTCTTTTGTCTTTCCCTGTTTGAGGTATAGAAGAAGTGCTACGGAGGAGCTAAAAAGCACCAGTCCGACCATTATTCCCATGATTATTCTTGTTTTTCTGTTTTTCATATTACTCCCTTTTAAAATCCCGGCATTAAGGCATCTGCTGCCATTGGAAATGCTATCATTGCGATGACTGCCGGTAAGATGAATATAAACATGACCAGCGTAATGCCTATATTCATCGTTGCGGCTTTTTTCTCTATGTTTAGCATTTCCATTGATTTAAGCTCCTGCGCCTGATTCTCAAATATAGATTTGACACCGATTCCTGTTTCCTCGGAAAGTCGCATAAATCCGACAATAGTGGCAATTGCATCACTTCCTGTACGGTTGACAAGATTTGTAAACGCTACATCGCTTGAGTATGTTATAAACTCGTTTTTAAACTTTTTAGACTCACTTAAGAGGTCTGGACCTAAAACACTTGCACCTTCTGTTGTTACTTTGTCTATGGCATTGTTGAGTCCTCCGCCCCCTTCAAGAATGATAATCAGCAAATCTATAAAGATAGGCAAATCATTTTCTATTCTTTTGATTCTTGCCTTTATCTGTTCTTCAACATATATATAGGGCATAAATATTGCTATGGCAACACCTGACACAACTAAAAAAAGCTCAGTTAAAAAACTAAAATCCATAATAAAAATCAGCGATATCAAAGAGATGCCTGCCAAAATACTTGCAAATACTATTTCATTAAACTGTTTGCGTGTAAGTCCCGCTCTTTGAAGCTTTAATTTAAATTCTGCTTTTTTTGCACTGAAATTGTCAGTGATAATTATGTCATCTTCTTTGGCAAAAATAGCGCTTAAAAGTCTCCTGTGCTTATAATGTACATAAGCATACAAAGAGAGGAAAAAAGCGATAATGCCAAGAGAGATGAAAAGAGTAAGGTATGAAAACAGTTCTATCATTTGTGTACCCTTGTCAATACTTTATTGATCATTATGCCGGTAAATACCCAAAGAGCAATACCCAAAAGCTGAAATCTTCCGTATTGGGATTCCATAAAGTACTGATGCAGTTTCCCGTCAAAGTTCCCATTCAGCGAAAAGTATAAAAAGATGGTAATTAAAACAACGACATATGAGCCTACACTGCTTTCTCTTGTAACAACATCTACTTTTTCCTGCATTTTTTCTCTGTAGCTGATCGTTTTTTCAACCTTTTCCAAAGTATTTGAAAACTGTCCGCCGCTCGCGCGCCCTATTTTAATCGCCAAGGCAAAGATACGGAGTTCTTTGGAATGGATAAACTGGTTTAAATTGTTAAAAGCCTCCATCTCTCCGATAGTATTTTTTTCCTGGAAAAATTTTGCAAATATGTCACGAAAAAGCTTGGACCCTGAAACTGAAACTGACTTGCTGAGTGCCTGTTCAAACCCAATACCGTTTTTCATCATTTTTACAAGCACTGAAATTGCAACGGCAAGTGCTTTGTTGAATTTCTTTTTTCTGTTGTCTATAATGGCACGTAAAATCATGTAAAAGATGAACGAACCAAAGGGGATACCTATAAGATATCCGCTCCAGTGGCGTAGAAAAAGTGCAAAGAGAGATCCTGCCAGGAGAGAAAATGCGAAAAAAACAAGAACAAAAATGTAAGGAGAAAAATGAAATCCCGCCTGAAGCATCAGAGCGTTTATTTTGTTTTTCAGCGTGTTTTTGCTTTCTAAATGTTTTTCCCGTAAAATGTCATCTTCATCTACATCCACAAGTGATATGACATGCTTGATGTAATTAATGTGTTTTGTCCGTTTATACTCTGCCAAGAGAATATAGCCAAGTGCAGTAGCACTGCTTGTAATGACAAAGATAAGTAATATGTCTATTTGTAATTCAGTCATTATTTTAGGTTCGGCCATCTTTCTAATATGCTTTTGCTTGAGATATAGGAGGATTGTATAATCTCAGACATATAGTTTGTTTTCCATCCGCACATTCTTTTTGGATGAAACTCCTTAAGTTCGTTTGTAAGCATCTCTTTGCTGACAACATAATCATTGTCAAAGATACGGCTCTCCATCGTGACACCGTTTTGCAGCATTTTTAATATAGCACGCGAAGAACCTGAAATTGCTTTGAAATTTCCGCTTGAATCCATCGGATTGTCACTGTTGGCATTGCGTTGAAATTCAAACAGGTCCAGCATGGAAACGACACCGTTTTCTTCTATGCGTCTTTCAGGTTCAGATATTTTGACGATGCGTCTTGTTCCGTCGGGAAAACGGACGATTTGTATTATCAAATCAACAGCAGAGATAATTTGTGAGCGCACAAAGGTCATATTTGCCGTAGGACGTGCTTCTAGGAACATATTTTCAATTCTTACAATTGCCTCTTTTGTATCATCCGCATGAATTGTTGTCATAGAACCCGGATGTCCCGTGTTCATGGCATTGAGCATCGTGACAATTTCTGGACCTCTGCACTCCCCGACAATGATACGTCGTGGACTTGAACGCAAAGCCGTACGTAACAGGCTCTCAATCGTGATCGCTCCTGCACCCTCTTCGTTTGGCGGACGTGCCTCAAAGGAGCGAATCGCATGGCAGGGCATTTGCGGTTTCATCTCTTTTGTATCTTCTATGGTGAGCAGCTGGTCGCCCTCGTCTATAAAACGGGTAATGGCATTTAAAAAAGTTGTTTTTCCGCTTGATGTACCGCCGGAGACAACAATGTTAAGTTTGCCTCGTATGGCTTTTATGAGAAAATATGCCATTTTCAAATCAATCATATTTGAGTCTATCAAGGTTTCAAAAAGCAGAGGAATCTCGCGAAATTTTCTCACAGTGACATAGGAGCCGGGATTGCCGTCGCTGTCAAGGTTTGCAGAAACAGGCGGTATTTGTATCTCTATACGTGAGCCGTCGGGCAGTTTTGCAGAGGCAATAGGGTGTGACTCGTCGATTTTTCTGTTTGAAGCCATGAGCATTCTGTTAATAAAACGGCGCAAATCTTCTTCATTCCTGAATTTAAACGGTGTTGCTATAGTCTGGCCGTTGTAAATAACATCAATATAATCTTTTGTGTTGACTAAAATATCATTGAGCCCTTGCCCTGCAAGACGCATAATCGTTGAAATCGGACCGTAGTTGAGCAGATTGTCTATAACAAAG is a window from the Sulfurimonas hydrogeniphila genome containing:
- a CDS encoding pilus assembly protein N-terminal domain-containing protein yields the protein MKKILLYLGICLHLFANDILVFNNEYQVLPLQKKIKKLIVGNRENINVSLLESTAKGSLLKIFGKKTGNTSILIIYRDNSIENYHVYVNENLGYIQKMINIIEPNLSLSMVGNDSAVITGVFKDPHDKKRIYEILKKGGVDTDKLMDLTKTRRVNKMIRTKLYLIAVDNQRAKDLGGVTGLGFFNKYVNATANAGAANSATFSGFLLDNLGNFTTATGKSVLATLNFLQTKGVANILDDTVLITTEDKNATFRVGGELYIPTGIIQNTGTAPTIQVTEKEYGLKLTLTSKFMQTEGYMHINVDIQDSAIDPNPANNVALGTGISIPSFISKNIQTNVVVKSEQVIALGGRLHSENSKSEEKIPLFGDIPLLGELFKHKVENLNTTDLIFLLVPEIVDANEEIDDTDFYKNFKAQSTVFHAKVTDTPKKIPDTEQNTTETAPSEVSHISFPAPIIIDEEESLQTPPEENAKQQTQQTQQTQQTQQKIAQKTQKAAQKTHELTMTMPKKKETAVKKETKPSLQTYAVNAKKIFLREKPVNGKRVNVWKEGHKFTSDISKTVNGASWLKVKQDCYRTCKDLNASVWISQKYTKTL
- a CDS encoding SAF domain-containing protein; this encodes MKNRKTRIIMGIMVGLVLFSSSVALLLYLKQGKTKEHKEAEVEVFVAAKNIHKGDVINADSLKKAHLAKSYISFTPLTDAEIIGRYANVDIYKGEPIRPEKIVAIPPKTEQEAESKKQKKKEKQVQPQKTEAPQQVTKDTLSVALSLFRNQDTSLRSGDFVDIACAIPSANKKTPDLFYTKYVALHVKIDTFVINGNRQTKLLSYNEKQMLTKADTVIFQMAPKEIKNFLAYYYKTQALNSKRVYNLHNYGGQLWMIKTPKEINVKLQKQKELLLVDKKMFKKQRKKHVQRVKISYEN
- a CDS encoding type II secretion system F family protein, translated to MIELFSYLTLFISLGIIAFFLSLYAYVHYKHRRLLSAIFAKEDDIIITDNFSAKKAEFKLKLQRAGLTRKQFNEIVFASILAGISLISLIFIMDFSFLTELFLVVSGVAIAIFMPYIYVEEQIKARIKRIENDLPIFIDLLIIILEGGGGLNNAIDKVTTEGASVLGPDLLSESKKFKNEFITYSSDVAFTNLVNRTGSDAIATIVGFMRLSEETGIGVKSIFENQAQELKSMEMLNIEKKAATMNIGITLVMFIFILPAVIAMIAFPMAADALMPGF
- a CDS encoding type II secretion system F family protein, with translation MTELQIDILLIFVITSSATALGYILLAEYKRTKHINYIKHVISLVDVDEDDILREKHLESKNTLKNKINALMLQAGFHFSPYIFVLVFFAFSLLAGSLFALFLRHWSGYLIGIPFGSFIFYMILRAIIDNRKKKFNKALAVAISVLVKMMKNGIGFEQALSKSVSVSGSKLFRDIFAKFFQEKNTIGEMEAFNNLNQFIHSKELRIFALAIKIGRASGGQFSNTLEKVEKTISYREKMQEKVDVVTRESSVGSYVVVLITIFLYFSLNGNFDGKLHQYFMESQYGRFQLLGIALWVFTGIMINKVLTRVHK
- a CDS encoding CpaF family protein; translated protein: MALKEKIKERHNSTEENVQVKSTASTVHIEENLCSEFCFPLIYRNEEYFQLACSIYDAFVEKLNINGKLTEKMIREVVVKHISEFTLPKPALKTEIADFVIDNLLNYGPISTIMRLAGQGLNDILVNTKDYIDVIYNGQTIATPFKFRNEEDLRRFINRMLMASNRKIDESHPIASAKLPDGSRIEIQIPPVSANLDSDGNPGSYVTVRKFREIPLLFETLIDSNMIDLKMAYFLIKAIRGKLNIVVSGGTSSGKTTFLNAITRFIDEGDQLLTIEDTKEMKPQMPCHAIRSFEARPPNEEGAGAITIESLLRTALRSSPRRIIVGECRGPEIVTMLNAMNTGHPGSMTTIHADDTKEAIVRIENMFLEARPTANMTFVRSQIISAVDLIIQIVRFPDGTRRIVKISEPERRIEENGVVSMLDLFEFQRNANSDNPMDSSGNFKAISGSSRAILKMLQNGVTMESRIFDNDYVVSKEMLTNELKEFHPKRMCGWKTNYMSEIIQSSYISSKSILERWPNLK